ATAGGCGACTTCCGGATCGCTCGGCGTGGGACCGTATTCCTTGGGGAGCGAGAACGGCACGTGACTCGTGGTGCTCATCCAGTCAAAGAACAGCGGTTGGTCGGCAAGGCGCTTTGCATAAAGTTCGCGGAAGCGGTCCGCGATGGGCACGTCGTGCTGGTTTTCGGGCTTGTATTCCGAGTAGTCGAACCACTTGGCAAACCACGGGTGCAAATTGTCGAAGCTCGGTTCAGTCGCGGTGAGTACCATGCGGTAGTAACCCGCTTCGCCCAGAATTTCGGGCAAGGCACGCATGCGCGTATTCGGGTAGTCCGAGAGGAAGGTTGTCTGCGGATGCGCCCAGACGCCCGCGAGAATCCCGAGGAAACCTTCGATGGAGGGGTAGCCCACGCTGTGCGCGTTCGGGAAGTAAAGCCCGCTCTTGGCAAGCTTGCAGATGTTCGGGAGCTTCTCGCATGTCGCGGGGACGCGGATGTCGCCGGTCCAGCCGCGGAACGTCTCGATGACGAAGAAGATGACGTCGGGCTTGCGGTCGCGGGCCTTGAACTGCGCGAAATCGTGCTGTCGGTATTCTTCGCATTTGCTTGCAGATGCCGTACATTTCACGAATGGGTATTCGGCATTGGGTTGCCCGCCGAGCAACTCTATGCCCTCGGCATAGTCGCCGCGCTTTTCGGCTTCCGTGAGCTTGTACTTGATTTCGTCTACCAGCCGGAAAGCGACCGGCGCGATGCGCTTCCAGCGCATGTTGCTCGGCGCGAACCAGTTCTTCGACGTGAGTCCCGTAATCGCAAGCGCAAGCGCTATCCCGAGGCAAATCCAGTTCCTGACCGCTGCGCGGTTCACACCTCCGGAACTGTTCGAAACCGATGCGCGGTTCTTTACCGCAACAACCGTCTCCGCGCTCCACTTCGCGAACATCTTCCTATAAAGAAACACCGTCCCGACAATTCCCGCAATCACGATGAACATCGTGAGCAGAAAGTGCCATGCACCGCCCAAAAACACACGGCCCACCAGGCCCATGTCCGATGCGGCAAGCGCGTATGTGGTGATGAACGAAAGCGAAAGGTGCTGGCCCATCCAGCGCATAATCTCGTCGTCGGTCCCGGCAGCCACCATGTAGGCGATTCCGAGAGCGAGGAAAACGATGCCCGCTACTTTCCGCGCTTTCCCGCGCAGCAGCGTGCAGAAGAGCCCGCCCGCAAAGGCAAGCGTCATCGCGACACCGGCTTCAATTACCAGCGTATGGGGGAAAAATCTATACCAGCGGTCCACAATCGGGCCGCCCGTAGGCGCGTCCGTAAAGTACAATACGCAAAGGAGTACCAGGCGGGTACTCCAGAGCGTCAAACCGAACCAAAACCAGTAGAAGTTTCTCATTTCCCCTTTCGCGGTTTCAGGTTACCCTTCGCGGCCAAGCATGAACGCCTTCTTGTTCCCTTCGTGGAACTTTTCGGCGAAGAGCTTGTTCAGGGCAACTTCCCACTGTTCGACGGTGAAGTCGAAGTGCTTGGAAAGCTTGCCGAGCATCGCGACGTTCAGGGCCTTCACGTTCTCGAGCTTGGAGACATCGATGTCAGCCGGAGTCAGGAGCACGCCGCCCTGCTTGAGGAAGGCCTCGTTCACCACGACCTGCGTCTCGTCGAATACCACCAGGTAGTCGGCTTCGCCCGTCGGGATCATCGGAGACTGCACCTCTTCGTCCTTCGCGAAGCGGACATCGGAAGCAATAGAACCGCCGCGCTGGCTCATGCCGTGCACTTCGGCCTTCTTCACATCGTAACCCTGTTCGAACACGAGTTCCGCCATCACGTCGCTCGCCTTGATAACGCCTGTGCCACCGAGGCCGGCAAATTTCACGTTAACTACGCTCATAAAACTTCTCCTTAAAAATTGCCGTTCTTTTTAGCAGCGGCTTCGGACTCGGCGAGAGCCTTTTCCGCCTTTTCCTTGTTGGCCTTGTCCCAGGCGAGGATGCTCTTGAGAGCGAGGATGCAGGGGCTCTTCGCCACGATGAGCGTGAGCTCGTCCTTCTCGAGCGCTTCTTTGACGAGGCGCTTGAATTCCTCGGGTTCCTTGACCTGGTTCACTTCGTAGACGTTGTCGAAACCGGCGGTCTTAGCGATGGCGCCGTAGTCCAGCTTGTAGGCCGGGCTGTGGTCCAGATGGCGGCCCGTACCCGGGTGTTCCTGCTGGCCCGTCATGGCGGTGATGCTGTTGTCGAGAATGATAACCACGTGGCCGGTGTCGGGGCGGTTGTAGCCCGCTTCCACGAGGCCCGTAATGCCGCTGTGCACGAAGGTGGAGTCGCCAATCACGGAGACGACCTTCTTAGCCTGTTCACGCGGAAGCACATTGCGGAGCCCGACGCCCATGCCAATGGCGGCGCCCATATCAATCATGTAGTCCATCGCGGAAATCGGCGGGAGAGCGGCGAGCGTGTAGCAGCCGATGTCGCCAGAAACGATGCAGTCGAGTTCCTTGAGAACTGCGAAAGAGCTGCGGTGCGGGCAGCCCGGGCAGAGCATAGGCGGCTTGCCCTTGACCGGAACCGGGTCCGGATTCCTGTCGCCAGCGATAATGCGGCGCACGCGGTTCACGTCGAGTTCGCCGAAACGGAAAATCGGGTCGAACTTGCTTTCGACCTGGATGCCTGCCGCACGGATGTTCTCGGCGAGCCACGGGTCGTTTTCTTCAATAACGAGCAGGCGCTTGCCTTCGAACTTCTTCGCGAAATCCTTGATGAGCTGCATCGGCAGCGGGTACGTCATGCCGAGCTTGAGGATGCTTGCTTCCGGGGCGGCTTCACGCACGTGGTGGTAGCTGATGCCGCTCGTGATGATACCCATGTCGGCGCTGCGCATTTCCACCTTGTTCGGGCCTTCGGCCACGTTCCAAGCTTCCATCTCGTCCATCTTGGCGCGGAGCTTGCGGCCCGCAGGCTTGGAGAAGCCAGGCACCATCACGTGCTGGGCGATATTGCGCTCGAAGTTCGGCACCATGGCCGGGAGTTCTTCCTTCGGCACCACGATGGACTTGGAATGGTCCACGCGGGTCGTCATGCGGAGAATGACCGGAATCTTGAACTTTTCGCTGGTCTGCATGGCGATGCGGAAGAAGTCGTAGGCTTCCTGCGAGTTGGACGGTTCAAACATCGGGCAAACAGAAGCCTTCGCGTGGTTGCGGGTGTCCTGTTCGTTCTGGGAACTGCCCTGGCCCGGGTCGTCGGCGACAATCCAAACCATGCCGCCGTCCACGCCGGTGTAGGTCGCGGTGTAGAGCGTATCGCTTGCCACGTTGAGGCCCACCATCTTCATGGTGACCACGCTGCGGGCATGGCCAAAGGCTGCACCCAGGGCCACTTCGGCGGCGACCTTCTCGTTCGGTGCCCACTGGGCGTACCCGCCGAGTTCAGAATAGTCCTCGAGGATTTCGGTAGAGGGGGTTCCCGGGTAACCGACGGCCAGCTGCACGTTGCAGTGGCGCATGGAAAGCGAGATGGCCTCGTTTCCCGAAATCAGCATCTTTTTCGCATTCGGATCAAAAGCTGGCATAGCGTTCCTTTTCTTGTGTCAAACGATTCTTAAGGCATTACCTTAAACGCTCGCAAATATAGAAAAAAACAATGGATTGACCCTGGTCAATCCATTGCCTACACTAAAAAACGGCCCTCAAAAAGGGGAAATTACTTTGTATGTACTACTTACCGGCCTTGGCCTGGGCGAGTTCTTCTTCCAGTTTCTTGTTGGCGCCGTTCTGCACGTCGCAAATGTTCTTGAGGTTGTCGATCTCGGCATTCTGCTTGGCGACCTGGTCGTTGAGCTCCTCGCACTTGGCGGCAAAGGTCTGCTCGGACTCAATGCGTTTGTTGAGTTCGGCGCGCAGGCTGTCGACCGAATTGCGCAGGGTCTCCACGGCACCTTCGGCCTCCTGGAGGGCGGGGTTGGCGTCGGCATCCCCCTTGGGCTCGGCATTGGCGCAGCAGCAGGGGATTTTGCCATTAAAAAACTTTTGGGCCACAGCCACGGTGGCGACGGCACCCAAGACGACCCCGGTCAAAAAACTACTAGTCTTCATAAAAACTCCTTGAAAATTTCATAACCTAATATCGTTAATCATCCGTTAAAAGTCAAGTAGGATTTGCCAAAAAATGGCGAAATTGCGTAAAAATAAGGTAAAAAAGCCGACTTTTGCGACGAATGCCATGCCAAAAAGCATATTTTTTGGTTATATTCCATACATGTTCGATATGAACAGTGATTTTTTGCTGGTTGCTAGTCTTTTGGTCACGCTCGTGCTCTGCATAAAAATGCTGCGCACAAGCAAGGGGAACGCCGTATCCCAACGCACGGCCATCATCTCTATGCTCTCCGCTGACTACGACCTGGTCTGCTACATAAATGCCAAAAAGAACAAGGTCTACTTCAACATCATGAGCGAGGCCATCGCCGAAATCGAGAACGATATCGACAAGTCGCTCCCCAGCAACAAGCGTTTTGACGTGCTGCTCAGGAACTTGATCCATCCTGACGACTTTCCTCAATTTATAAGGGACGTGAACCGTGAGAAAGTGACTGAGGCTCTGACCACAAAACCGAGCTACACCATACACGCCCGCGTGCAATTGCACAAGGAACCGCAGATTTACGCCATTAAGTTCGTCAAGGACTCGCACAAAAGCTGTGGTTTTGTGGTGGGGTTCCGCAACATCGACGACGAAATGCGCAAAGACGAGGAGAACCGCAGGCTTCGCAAAGATTTGAGGGCGACGGAACTCCTTGCCAACAAAGACGCCCTCACCGGCGTGAACAACACGACCGCCTTCAACGCAAAGGTCAAAGACCTGGACGTGCGGCGCGAGGCGGGCCAGCGCATGGATTTCGCCTTTGTCGAATGCGACGTGAACAACCTCAAGACGACCAACGACACGCAGGGTCACGAAGCCGGCAACGAACTCATCAAAAAATGCTGCATGGTGTTCTGCGAACTCTTCAAGCACAGCCCCGTGTACCGCGTGGGTGGCGACGAGTTCGTGATCCTTTTGCAGAACCACGACTTTGACAACCGCGAAATTTTGATGAGGCAGCTGATGGAGGCGGGCGCCAAGGAGGACTTTGCCGCGGGCATCGCCGTGTTCGACGCCGAGGTAGACCCAAACGCCCTCTCGGTACTCAAGAGGGCAGACGCCTCCATGTACCAGAACAAGAAAAAGATGAAAAGCTAAGCCACAAAATGGCTCAACGCGTAATCAGCTACCTTTTTCCCCCATTAACCAAAGTTTGAAAACTATAGAGAAAAACCCCGGGCATTTCTGCTCGGGGCTTTTCAGCGGGAAGAGCGAGATTCGAACTCGCGATAGGATTAAGTCCTATACGTCCTTAGCAGGGACGCGCCTTCGGCCAGCTCGGCCATCTTCCCAATCTTGGGACACTAATTTTACTTAATTTTTGCCTTTTTTTCAAGGGGTAGCCCCCAAAAAGCCCCAAAATTGCCTTAAAACGCCCATTTTTTTTACACTCCAGGCGGCGGATTTTTAAAAATTCTAACTTTAATATATGAGACTTTTGAAAAAACTCTTCAAAATGTGCGCAGCGGTTTTGCTAGTCGCGCTTATCTGTTGCATCCCAGTCTATATCATTGTATTCAAGGTCCTTCCCGACAAAGATCCCGACAACCAGTTCAACCGCGACACCATTTTGCAAGCACTGAGCGGCGAGACTCGCGTCTATTTTAACGACAGCACCGAACTTTTGGGCGCCTTCTTTGACGCCAACCACCGCATTTACGTTCCCTACGGCGACATCCCCATCAACATCGTGAACGCCCTGATCGCCGCCGAGGACGCCGGCTACTGGCAGCACAACGGGTTCAGCTTCCACGGTTTTTTCCGCGCCATGGCCTCGAACCTCAAGAGCGGCAGCATGCGCCAGGGCGGTTCGACCCTCACGCAGCAAACCGTCAAGAACATTTTTGGCCGCGAAGAGCGAAGCATCAAGGAGAAGGGCAAGGAACTCTTGAATGCATTGCGCATGGAGCGCCATTTTTCCAAAGAAGACATCCTGGAGTTCTACCTGAACCAGTTCCACGTCTCGGGTTCGGGCAAGGGCGTTGCCATTGCCGCGCAGTACTTCTTTAACAAAGACCTCAAGGACTTGACGCTCGCCGAGTGCGCCTTCATTGCAGGCTCGGTCAAGGGGCCCTCGAACTACGACCCGTTTATCCAGCGTACCGTGGAACGCCGCGAAAAAGCTATTGCCCGCGGCGCCGAGCGCCTCAAGTACGTGCTCGGCCGCATGGTCGAGGAGGGTTATATAGAGCAAAAGGACATGGACAAGGCGCTCGAAAAACCACTCGCCTTCAACCACGGCAACTTCCGCTTCACCATGAGCACCATCCTCGAGCGCATCGAAGAAAAGCTCGACAGCGACTTTTTCCACGACCTTTTTGAAAAGGAGGGAATCGAGGACTGGCGCAAGGCGCAGCTGACCATCATCTCGACGCTCGACGCCAAGAGCCAGGACGCCGCCAAGCGCGCCCTGCAAACAAACATCAGCAACCTGCAAATGCAGCTGGGCGGCTTTGTGCTCCCCAAGGCAGAATTCGCGAACCGCGCCCAGAGTGCCCGCAAAGGCGACTACCTGTACGGCGCCGTCGACAGCGTGTTTTTTGACGACACGGGCAAACTCAAGTCCCTCAAGCTGAGCTTTGGCCAGCTCAAGGGCATTGTGACCGAGAAAGCCGTGAAGGAATTCGGCAAGCAGGTGGGTGGCGACGTGAACAAAATATTGGCGGCGCAGCTCAAGCCCGGCGCCATCCTTTTGGTGAGCATCATTGACGAGAACCAGATTGACGGTTACGCCCCGTGCAAAATCGAAACGGAACCCGTTTTGCAGGGCGCACTTTTTGCCATCAAAAACGGCAAGGTCGTCGCGACGCAGGGCGGATTCCACAACACCGGATTCGACCGCAGCTTCAAAGCGCTCCGCCAGCTGGGCTCCAGTTGGAAGCCGCTGCTCTACGCACTCGCCCTGCAGTACCACTGGAACTACATGGACGAACTCGAGAACGAGTACAACGTGTTCCAGTATGTGAACCAGTTCTACTTCCCGCGCCCCGACCACAAGAACAAGGGAGACGTGGTGAGCATCGCTTGGGCGGCCACGCGCTCCGAGAACATTTCGAGCATCTGGCTCTTGGAACACCTGCACGACAAGCTGAGCGAAAGCGAGTTCGAGGAAGTCGCCGCCCAAAACGGCATGGCCCGCGGTGCCGACGAAGAGGGCAAGGCCTACTTTGAACGCCTGCGCGACAAGTTCGGCCTCATCATGAAGGATGAAATCAAACGCGAAATCGAGTTCACCCGTGCACGCGACGCCCTCGCCGAGAAATACAGGAACGAGGGCAAAATGGGACAGGCTCGCGCCATGCAAGCGCTCCGTTACGGAACGTTCACCGACGTGGGCGTAAAGCAGGCAAAGAGGGATGCGACACTCATCAAGTACCTGAACCACAACTACAAGAACTATTCCGAAAAACTCCGCGCCCGTGAAGCCCAGGAGCTGGATCCCGACGTGGCTGCAATGCTCCCGCCGCTCGACGCCGTGGAACTCTTCCCCGGCTTCAGCATGGCCGACATGAAGCGCCTGAGCATCATGATCGAGCCCGTGGACCCCGAGAGCGATTACTTGGACGCAGCCCACCTCCGCTATTGGCCCGATTTCCGCAGGGCGCTCGCCATGGCCGACTACGCCCGCTTTGCAAACGAAATCGGCATCCACCAAAAACTGCAGAAGGTGTTCAGCATGCCGCTCGGCGTGAACGACATTACGCTCGCCGAAATCAGCACCGCCTACCAGACCATCCTCACCGGCAAGGTGTTCAAGTGCCTCGACGGCGATTGGACCGAACCCTGCTTTATAAGCTCCATTAGGAACCGCGACGGCCGCACCATCTTCAAAAACGAGATGGAGAGCAAGACCGTACTCGACGACACCGTCACCACGCAGATGGGAGCGATGCTCCGCTCGGTGTTCACAAACGGCACGGCGCGTAGCCAGGTGGCGACGCTCTCGGTGAGCAGCCCCGACAACTCCAGCAAGCTGCGCTACCCCGCCCTCGGCAAAACGGGTACGACAAACGACTACAGGAACGTGGCCTTCATGGGCGCACTCCCGACATACGTCGAAGAGAAAAACGGCGTCGCGCTCGACACGGTCGTCGCCATTGGCAGCTACGTGGGCTTTGACGACAACAAACCGCTCAAGTCCGGACGCACGCGCATTGCAGGTGCAAGCGGTGGCCTGCCGCAGTGGGCCGCCTTCGCCAAGGAGGAAATCGCGATTCTCGGGCTTCCCCAAAAAATCGACTTCCTCGACATCTCGATGATTGCAAGCGGCGAGGTGCCACTGGTGCTCTCGAACGAACGCGGCGAACTGATTGTGGACCCCATGACCGGTGCCGCCGTGGCCGGCGGAAGACCCGAAGACGGACGCCCGCTCCCATGGCTAGACGTGCCGGGCTACACTCCGCCGCAAGTGCAGGAGAAGGCCGCCGAGAGCGTCGCCGAAATAGGCATCTTGACCAGCATGCCCATGCCCGCCTCCGGCGCCGAAACCCCGGGCGCCCCGACCGAGGGAATGGCCGGACCCGATGCCGCCAATGCAACAGAGGCCTCCAATGCCGCGCCTACCGCACCCGCCAGTGCCGAGAACGCCATGCCCGCCGCAAGCGCCCCTGCCCAAGCAGCCCCCGTGCAAGCCGCCCCAGCAGCCATGCCCAAGGAAGACGACTGGGATTTGCCCGAAGGCCTGGACGGCAATTCCTTTGTGCCTATAGAGGCAGAATAGTATGAACAAGATTTTTTCTTTGATTGGGTTTGCCGCGGTCGCGTTCACGCTCTCTGCGTGTGCGGGCAACGCCCCTGCCCCTTCGACGGATGTCGCCGTTGAGCAAACGCCCTCGGCAAAAACCGACTCGTTGTCACAGGACCCGCAGGCGGATTCCGCCATCTTTGTTTCAACGACCCTCGACAGCTACCGTTTGAACACGCCCAGCACCAAGTTCAGCGAAGGCGACTCTAAACCCGCGGCCCCCACGCCCTCCGAGGCGCAGGCCCCATCGGGTACCGCCTCCAAGGCGCCCATCGACCCCTACACTGCCTTCCCGGCGCTCGCCGAGGCCGTGTTCGCTTACGCCGACTCACTCTACAAGCAGGGCTACGCCGACTCGGCGACCATGTACCTCAAACGCTTCCGCATCATCAAGCCGCTATGGGGCGCCTGGGAAATGCGCACCGATTCCATGCTCAACAAGTTCGGCATGGAGCGCGCCGAAAAGGCAAAGAAGTTCGAGCCACTCGTTCTAGAAATCCAGAATATGAACCGCGCGCAGGCAGCGTACAGCATGGTCGCAAGTACCGCCGACAGCCTGATTGCTTTGGAGCCGGGCGACTCGCTCACCAACTGGGCCACCGCGCAAAAGCAAGTCGCCTACAAGAACACGCTCGCCAAGGCGCAAAAGGAGCGCGATGCCATTCGCGCAAAGGCTTTTGAAAAGGCCGAGTTCAAGGCCGCCGAAGAGGATGCCGTGCAGCTTCAGTTGCGTTACCGCGACTTTGAAGCCGATTTGGGGCTTCAAAAGCTGATTGACGAAATTCGTGACCTCGCCAAAGAAAGCAATGGCGAAGCCGCCGCCTATTGGAAGTCCCATGACCCCGATGAGGCCCTGGCGCGCGCAGACACCTTGATTACCGAAAAGCGCTTTGATACCGCCCGCGATCTTTTGAACAAATTAAAGTCCAGTCCCAAGCGTGGCGCAGCCGTTCAAATGCTCAAAGTCCTTGGCGATGCGTTTTGCAATGAACAGCGCAAAACAGCCTCGGTCTTGTTTAAAAAGTCCCGTTCTAAAAAGGACCCCGAGCAGTCGACAAACTACCTGCTCAAGGCCATTGACGCCTTGGACCGCTGCCTCGCCAACTACCCGGACTTTGAACAAAAAGAGAAGGTGCTGGAGAACAAGGCCTTCCTCGAAAGCGAGCTTAAAAAGTAATGGACGCGGTTCTCAATTCAGACTGGTGGCAATACGCCCAGTACCCGGCTTTCTTTTTGCTGGGTGCAGTCGTAAGCCTCATCAACAGCATCGCGGGTGGCGGTTCCACGCTGAGCCTCCCCATCATGATTTTCCTCGGGATGCCCGCGACCGTCGCGAACGGCACCAACCGAATCGGGCTCATCATTGGGAACTGCAGCAGCGCCTACAACCTGATGAAGCACGGCTACCTCAACAAGAAGATTTTTTTGCAGTTGCTTATCCCGACCATCGTCGGTACCGCCATCGGCATCTGTTTTTTGGTACGCATCGGCGACCGCGCCTTCCAGGCGATACTCGCGGTCGTCATCTGCCTTGTGGTGGTGATGAGCAACCTGCGCAAGGATATCCTCGGCAAGCCGCCTGCAACCCCGCCCGAAAAACTCACGTGGAAAGGCGCCGTCGGGTTCGCATTGATTTCTATATACGGTTGCATCGTGCAGGTGGGCGTGGGTTTCGTGCAGATTTTCGGGCTCACGCGCTACACCGGGCTTGACCCCATCCGCGTGAACGCACTCAAGAACGCGCTCACCAACGTGTTCCTCATCGTGAGCACCACCGCGCTCGGCATCGCAGGCAAGATCGACTGGCCCATCGCCATCGTGATGGCCGTGGGTGCATGGTTCGGCGGTTACTGCGGGAGCTTTTTACAGCGAAAGAAAGGCAACAAGTTCATACAGCACTTCATCAGCGTGTGCAGCATTGTGATGGCCGTGTACCTGATTATTGACCTGATTGTTTCCTAGCGCGTTTTTCTTTCCGTTCCCGCGCGGACTTTTCCTCGAGCGTCTCGTTCAACCCCGCAAGCAGTTCTGCCGCAATCGCATCGTCACCGCCGGCAAGCAGCTCCTTCTGCTCGCGGGCAAGTTTCTTGATACGCGCCTCGAGCCTTAGCGCCTGCTCGTACGAGGGCAACTCGAACTTGCGCAAAATGCACTCCGGCGGGAAAGCCTTCGTGAACTTCGCACCCTTGCCGCTTTTATGATGTTCGAAACGCGCCTCCACGTCTACGGCGTAACCGGTATAGATTCGCCCGCCCTTGCAGCGGAGCATGTAAACGAAATGGGGCATAGAGGTTTGAGGACGCTCACGATGTTCACTTCTCCGGTTTCGATACGATCTTCATGTAAATCGTACCAAGGATGGCCGCGGTAAAGCTCCCGAGCAAAATGCCGAGCTTTGCGGAATCCTGACGAGCGCCCACATCAAAGGCGAGCCCTGCCACAAAGAGCGCCATGGTGAATCCGATACCTGCGAGCATGCCACCGCCCCACAGCACCTTCCAGCTGTAGCTCGGCATCTTGGCTATGCCAACCTTCACAGAAAGCAAACTGAAGAGGAAAATGCCGATGGGCTTTCCAAAGACCAGAGCCAGGGCGACTGCACTCATCACAGGGAGTTCGAGGCCGTTAAGCTTAATCTCGACGCCCGCGTTACTAAGCGCAAACAAGGGCATGATGGCAAAGTTGACCCACGGGACCAAAGGCTTGTACAGGCGTTCTTGCAACGAGAGGCTTTCGCGGGCGCCACGTTTGAGCAGGCTGAACACGCGATACTTTTCTTCACCCGAAACCGTGGTCTCGCCCGAGAGCACGTTGCCCACGCCGTTCGCGAACTTGGCGAGCTTGCCCTGCGAAACGACCGCCTTGGCGGGAACCGAGAGCCCAAGGAGCACACCTGCGATGGTCGGATGCACGCCGCTCTTGACAAAGAACGCCCAAATGGCGACGCCAATAACGCCGTGCAACAGCAGGTTACGAACCCCAATGCGGAACAGCACGTTGATAAGGGCAAGCAGCGCGAACGCCGTGCCGAGCGCCACAAAGTTGATGCCGTCACCGCTCGGGTATCCAATCGCGATTACGAGAATCGCACCAATGTCGTCGGCAATGGCCAAAGTCAAAATCATCACGCGGAGCGCATGCGGCACCCGCTTGCCGAGGATAGCCATGCAGCCTACCACAAACGCGATATCCGTCGCCGTAGGTATCCCCCAACCGTGGGCGGCACTGTCCGCGCCATGCGGACAAAGCGCCAAATAAATCAAAGCCGGGAACAGCATACCGCCGGCAGCCGCAATAATGGGGAGGCTCGCCGCCTTGGGGTCGTGCAACTCACCGTAGGTCATCTCGCCCTTGACTTCGAGGCCGATGTTAAAAAAGAAAACCGTCATCAACGCGTCGTTAATAAACCAGTGCAAGTTGCCATGGCCAATCCAGCTGCCAATGGTGAGCGAGAACGGCAAATGCCAAAAATGCTCGTAGGTGGACGGGGAGAGGTTTGCCCACAAAAGCGCCGCGAGCGTCATGATGATAAGGACAATGCCTCCGGTGGTCTCCACCTTCATCAAACGTTCGACAGGGGTTATGATTTTACGCACCGGGGTGTCCGGGAACATTTCTTCGATTTTATCGCTGCTGGTCACTCGTATCGACATATACAAACAATATAAATATCTTTTTTTGAAATCCGCGAAAAAAAAGCCCCTTTTAAACCTCAAAAAAGCTGCTTTATCGGGTTTCTCCCTATTTTGGAGAAAAGAGTATATATTAATTGTGTTAAGGAGTTGTTTATGTCGGTATCTAGTTCGCTGATTCCATCGTTTTTTGTTGTCGCTTTTTTTACTGCGGCGGGCATGCAGGCGCACGCCGCGCAGGTATACGTTGCCGCAGGCAACGCGAACGACCTTATGCTGCAGGCTGCACAGGCCAAGGCGGGCGACACTATCTGGGTGCCCGCGGGCGAGTACGACCTGACAGGCAAAAAGACGTATGACCCGGGGAATCGCGACGCGGGCTGGGGCAAGGGCCTTTTGTGGCTCGGTCGCAACAACGGCACGCCCGAGAGACCCATCGTGCTTGCGGGCAGCGACCCTGCGAACCCGCCCGATATCCACGGCACCATGAGCGAGGGCA
Above is a window of Fibrobacter sp. UWP2 DNA encoding:
- a CDS encoding GGDEF domain-containing protein, which gives rise to MFDMNSDFLLVASLLVTLVLCIKMLRTSKGNAVSQRTAIISMLSADYDLVCYINAKKNKVYFNIMSEAIAEIENDIDKSLPSNKRFDVLLRNLIHPDDFPQFIRDVNREKVTEALTTKPSYTIHARVQLHKEPQIYAIKFVKDSHKSCGFVVGFRNIDDEMRKDEENRRLRKDLRATELLANKDALTGVNNTTAFNAKVKDLDVRREAGQRMDFAFVECDVNNLKTTNDTQGHEAGNELIKKCCMVFCELFKHSPVYRVGGDEFVILLQNHDFDNREILMRQLMEAGAKEDFAAGIAVFDAEVDPNALSVLKRADASMYQNKKKMKS
- a CDS encoding thiamine pyrophosphate-dependent enzyme, producing MPAFDPNAKKMLISGNEAISLSMRHCNVQLAVGYPGTPSTEILEDYSELGGYAQWAPNEKVAAEVALGAAFGHARSVVTMKMVGLNVASDTLYTATYTGVDGGMVWIVADDPGQGSSQNEQDTRNHAKASVCPMFEPSNSQEAYDFFRIAMQTSEKFKIPVILRMTTRVDHSKSIVVPKEELPAMVPNFERNIAQHVMVPGFSKPAGRKLRAKMDEMEAWNVAEGPNKVEMRSADMGIITSGISYHHVREAAPEASILKLGMTYPLPMQLIKDFAKKFEGKRLLVIEENDPWLAENIRAAGIQVESKFDPIFRFGELDVNRVRRIIAGDRNPDPVPVKGKPPMLCPGCPHRSSFAVLKELDCIVSGDIGCYTLAALPPISAMDYMIDMGAAIGMGVGLRNVLPREQAKKVVSVIGDSTFVHSGITGLVEAGYNRPDTGHVVIILDNSITAMTGQQEHPGTGRHLDHSPAYKLDYGAIAKTAGFDNVYEVNQVKEPEEFKRLVKEALEKDELTLIVAKSPCILALKSILAWDKANKEKAEKALAESEAAAKKNGNF
- a CDS encoding LTA synthase family protein — protein: MRNFYWFWFGLTLWSTRLVLLCVLYFTDAPTGGPIVDRWYRFFPHTLVIEAGVAMTLAFAGGLFCTLLRGKARKVAGIVFLALGIAYMVAAGTDDEIMRWMGQHLSLSFITTYALAASDMGLVGRVFLGGAWHFLLTMFIVIAGIVGTVFLYRKMFAKWSAETVVAVKNRASVSNSSGGVNRAAVRNWICLGIALALAITGLTSKNWFAPSNMRWKRIAPVAFRLVDEIKYKLTEAEKRGDYAEGIELLGGQPNAEYPFVKCTASASKCEEYRQHDFAQFKARDRKPDVIFFVIETFRGWTGDIRVPATCEKLPNICKLAKSGLYFPNAHSVGYPSIEGFLGILAGVWAHPQTTFLSDYPNTRMRALPEILGEAGYYRMVLTATEPSFDNLHPWFAKWFDYSEYKPENQHDVPIADRFRELYAKRLADQPLFFDWMSTTSHVPFSLPKEYGPTPSDPEVAYVRSLAYMDSAVGIVMDEVAKGPNADNTLFVLVGDHAFANNAQHRVSNFIGGVHDGYTWVPLIVAGPGIEQKIVTTPVSQVDIAPTVLDYLFLYGTSENFVGQSLLELEPPDGLCGGEYTIAFHAAPEHAPVFAFRMGDMTMITDSVTYIANIQDSTLVSAFETVLEPTWDTSHPAEGFVTGKVIENAAAKYAETFRKMRAAGHAWEYTVNKNKLLPPPQR
- a CDS encoding transglycosylase domain-containing protein, which codes for MRLLKKLFKMCAAVLLVALICCIPVYIIVFKVLPDKDPDNQFNRDTILQALSGETRVYFNDSTELLGAFFDANHRIYVPYGDIPINIVNALIAAEDAGYWQHNGFSFHGFFRAMASNLKSGSMRQGGSTLTQQTVKNIFGREERSIKEKGKELLNALRMERHFSKEDILEFYLNQFHVSGSGKGVAIAAQYFFNKDLKDLTLAECAFIAGSVKGPSNYDPFIQRTVERREKAIARGAERLKYVLGRMVEEGYIEQKDMDKALEKPLAFNHGNFRFTMSTILERIEEKLDSDFFHDLFEKEGIEDWRKAQLTIISTLDAKSQDAAKRALQTNISNLQMQLGGFVLPKAEFANRAQSARKGDYLYGAVDSVFFDDTGKLKSLKLSFGQLKGIVTEKAVKEFGKQVGGDVNKILAAQLKPGAILLVSIIDENQIDGYAPCKIETEPVLQGALFAIKNGKVVATQGGFHNTGFDRSFKALRQLGSSWKPLLYALALQYHWNYMDELENEYNVFQYVNQFYFPRPDHKNKGDVVSIAWAATRSENISSIWLLEHLHDKLSESEFEEVAAQNGMARGADEEGKAYFERLRDKFGLIMKDEIKREIEFTRARDALAEKYRNEGKMGQARAMQALRYGTFTDVGVKQAKRDATLIKYLNHNYKNYSEKLRAREAQELDPDVAAMLPPLDAVELFPGFSMADMKRLSIMIEPVDPESDYLDAAHLRYWPDFRRALAMADYARFANEIGIHQKLQKVFSMPLGVNDITLAEISTAYQTILTGKVFKCLDGDWTEPCFISSIRNRDGRTIFKNEMESKTVLDDTVTTQMGAMLRSVFTNGTARSQVATLSVSSPDNSSKLRYPALGKTGTTNDYRNVAFMGALPTYVEEKNGVALDTVVAIGSYVGFDDNKPLKSGRTRIAGASGGLPQWAAFAKEEIAILGLPQKIDFLDISMIASGEVPLVLSNERGELIVDPMTGAAVAGGRPEDGRPLPWLDVPGYTPPQVQEKAAESVAEIGILTSMPMPASGAETPGAPTEGMAGPDAANATEASNAAPTAPASAENAMPAASAPAQAAPVQAAPAAMPKEDDWDLPEGLDGNSFVPIEAE
- a CDS encoding 2-oxoacid:acceptor oxidoreductase family protein gives rise to the protein MSVVNVKFAGLGGTGVIKASDVMAELVFEQGYDVKKAEVHGMSQRGGSIASDVRFAKDEEVQSPMIPTGEADYLVVFDETQVVVNEAFLKQGGVLLTPADIDVSKLENVKALNVAMLGKLSKHFDFTVEQWEVALNKLFAEKFHEGNKKAFMLGREG